The proteins below are encoded in one region of Syntrophotalea carbinolica DSM 2380:
- the elbB gene encoding isoprenoid biosynthesis glyoxalase ElbB, producing MKRIGLILAGCGVYDGSEIHEAVLALLAIERAGAEVVCMAPDMKQMHVINHFTGKTESDQERGVLAESARIARGKVVDLATVSPQDIDALVIPGGYGAAKNLCDFAEKGAACTVLPEVEQLVRTMIDKGKPVAAICIAPALLAKALQGYTPRLTIGNDPETAAALKAMGAEHVDCPATDIVVDEKNRLVTTPAYMLAGNIAEAATGIEKAIKQLLTMV from the coding sequence ATGAAGCGAATAGGATTGATTCTAGCGGGTTGCGGTGTGTACGACGGCAGCGAAATCCATGAGGCGGTGCTGGCTCTGCTGGCTATCGAACGTGCCGGTGCCGAAGTTGTCTGCATGGCTCCCGATATGAAACAGATGCATGTTATCAATCACTTCACGGGTAAAACCGAAAGTGATCAGGAGCGCGGTGTGCTGGCCGAATCGGCACGCATCGCTCGCGGCAAAGTGGTCGATCTGGCGACCGTCAGTCCTCAGGATATCGATGCCCTGGTGATTCCTGGTGGTTATGGCGCGGCGAAGAATCTTTGTGATTTTGCCGAGAAAGGCGCCGCCTGCACGGTTCTGCCGGAGGTCGAACAGTTGGTTCGCACCATGATCGACAAGGGCAAGCCGGTGGCGGCTATCTGTATCGCCCCGGCGTTGCTGGCCAAAGCCTTGCAGGGTTATACGCCGCGCCTGACCATCGGCAACGATCCGGAAACCGCTGCAGCCCTTAAGGCCATGGGTGCGGAGCACGTCGATTGCCCGGCCACCGATATCGTGGTGGACGAAAAGAACCGGCTTGTGACCACCCCGGCCTATATGCTGGCCGGAAATATTGCCGAGGCCGCGACAGGTATCGAAAAAGCGATAAAGCAGTTGCTGACCATGGTCTGA
- a CDS encoding HAD family hydrolase, which translates to MQFSLSENIHGILFDLDGTLLDIQMEDYINGYVENLARCFEDIADRTVFAEVLISSAYALFSDRDGEQTNELFFLSMIARQLGIGKKQLRLRLQKFYENGLAQLSHLVKPFPQSHAILQSCFERNLKVALATNPVFPRAAINARLRGAGLDGFPYDLISSYENSHYCKPHPQFFLDILSRLSLNPENVVMIGNDTQYDLPARRAHIATFLVDTCLIDHDRRVGQATWVGNHDDLLQFIRQLPARRND; encoded by the coding sequence ATGCAATTTAGTCTTTCCGAAAACATACACGGCATCCTGTTCGATCTGGACGGTACCCTACTGGATATCCAGATGGAGGATTACATCAACGGTTACGTTGAAAACCTGGCGCGTTGTTTCGAGGATATTGCAGACCGCACGGTGTTTGCCGAAGTCCTTATCAGTTCAGCCTACGCCCTGTTCTCCGACCGCGACGGTGAACAGACCAATGAACTGTTCTTCCTCTCCATGATAGCCCGTCAACTCGGCATCGGCAAAAAGCAACTGCGTCTACGCCTGCAAAAGTTCTACGAAAACGGGTTGGCCCAGCTGTCACACCTGGTTAAACCCTTTCCGCAATCACACGCCATCCTGCAAAGCTGCTTCGAGCGCAATCTAAAAGTCGCATTGGCCACCAACCCGGTGTTTCCACGGGCAGCCATCAACGCCAGATTGCGCGGTGCCGGTCTGGACGGGTTTCCCTATGACCTTATCAGCAGTTACGAAAACAGCCACTACTGCAAACCGCATCCGCAATTTTTCCTCGATATCCTCTCCCGGCTGTCCCTCAATCCCGAAAACGTCGTCATGATCGGTAACGACACCCAGTACGACCTGCCCGCGCGCCGCGCGCATATCGCCACTTTTCTGGTCGATACCTGCCTCATCGATCACGACCGCCGTGTCGGGCAGGCGACCTGGGTAGGAAACCATGACGACCTGCTGCAATTCATCAGGCAGCTCCCCGCACGCCGCAACGATTGA
- a CDS encoding helix-turn-helix domain-containing protein: MTDIREEVKGLQIGFKIRRLRQERRMTLQNLSEATGLSKPLLSQVENEQVIPPLATLLRIAKALKVGLHTFFQEEGSIEKCILVRAGEGGQQDVHSSRSRRSSPYEYQSLGYGKKQRSLEPFLIQFEVQPWRDDLLVSHEGEEFLYILQGQVEFHYGDEIMTVGPGDSLYYDSNEPHGYVAVGDVPARAVAVIYSQD; this comes from the coding sequence ATGACTGATATACGTGAAGAAGTCAAGGGCTTGCAGATCGGTTTCAAGATACGTCGCTTGCGTCAGGAGCGGCGCATGACGCTGCAAAATCTTTCCGAAGCAACCGGTCTTTCCAAGCCCCTGCTGTCGCAAGTCGAAAACGAACAGGTTATTCCGCCCCTGGCGACCCTGTTGCGCATCGCCAAGGCACTCAAGGTCGGCCTGCATACCTTTTTTCAGGAGGAAGGCAGCATCGAAAAATGCATTCTGGTGCGCGCTGGCGAAGGGGGGCAGCAGGATGTCCACAGCAGTCGCAGCCGGCGGAGTTCTCCCTATGAATACCAGTCGCTGGGCTACGGGAAAAAGCAACGCAGCCTGGAACCGTTTCTTATCCAGTTCGAAGTCCAGCCCTGGCGGGACGATCTGCTGGTCAGTCACGAGGGCGAGGAGTTTCTTTATATTCTCCAGGGGCAGGTGGAGTTTCATTACGGCGACGAGATCATGACCGTCGGTCCAGGGGATTCGTTGTATTACGATTCCAACGAACCCCATGGGTACGTAGCCGTCGGCGATGTCCCTGCACGTGCGGTGGCGGTTATCTACTCTCAGGATTAG
- a CDS encoding RluA family pseudouridine synthase: protein MGQLFTLCFGRERSPERLDRFLVEQLPELSRSQLKKLIDDGRVLLDGAAAKPGSKLKGGETLTVDVPDPSPAEAVSEDIPLVILYEDRHLIVIDKPPGMVVHPAPGHYQGTLVNALLHHCQDLSGIGGELRPGIVHRLDKDTSGVMVATKTDSAHQSLAAQFKAHSITRRYIALIHGVLTGDRGSIDRPIGRHPTHRKKMSTTCRTGRHAVTHWRVLRRFDDDRLTLVELALETGRTHQIRVHFSEQQHPLLGDPVYGGSGRLKTINDPQLLKRAKALGRQALHARLLGFQHPETGKYLEFSSPLPEDLRSVIDYLTEKYGQPPFV from the coding sequence ATGGGGCAGCTATTCACCTTATGCTTTGGCCGGGAACGGTCGCCGGAGCGTCTGGACCGGTTTCTGGTCGAGCAACTGCCGGAGTTGAGCCGCTCTCAACTGAAGAAGCTTATCGACGACGGCCGGGTGCTGCTCGATGGTGCCGCGGCCAAGCCCGGCAGCAAGCTTAAAGGCGGCGAAACCCTGACCGTGGACGTACCGGACCCGAGCCCCGCCGAAGCCGTTTCCGAAGACATTCCACTGGTCATCCTCTATGAAGACCGTCACCTGATTGTCATCGACAAACCACCTGGCATGGTCGTACATCCGGCCCCCGGACACTACCAGGGAACGCTGGTCAATGCTCTGCTGCATCATTGCCAGGACCTTTCCGGCATCGGCGGCGAGTTGCGCCCCGGCATTGTGCACCGACTCGACAAAGATACTTCCGGTGTCATGGTGGCGACCAAAACCGACAGCGCCCACCAGAGTCTCGCGGCGCAATTCAAGGCCCACTCTATCACCCGGCGCTACATCGCCCTGATACACGGTGTGCTTACCGGCGACAGGGGATCCATTGATCGGCCCATCGGCAGGCATCCCACGCACCGCAAAAAGATGAGCACGACCTGCCGCACCGGCCGGCACGCCGTAACCCACTGGCGGGTTCTGCGCCGTTTCGACGACGACCGCCTGACTTTGGTCGAGCTGGCCCTCGAAACAGGGCGCACACACCAGATCCGGGTCCATTTCTCCGAGCAGCAACATCCCTTGCTGGGCGATCCGGTCTACGGAGGCAGCGGTCGGCTTAAAACCATCAACGATCCGCAATTGCTCAAACGGGCAAAGGCCCTGGGCCGCCAGGCCCTGCATGCCCGGCTGCTCGGTTTCCAGCATCCTGAAACAGGGAAATATCTGGAATTCAGCAGTCCGCTGCCGGAGGATCTGCGCTCCGTTATCGATTATCTGACGGAAAAATACGGGCAGCCCCCTTTCGTGTGA
- a CDS encoding DegQ family serine endoprotease — MMRFRRTLVTLLISGLVVATLPACKTDSNKPTAPDTPPAAQAPPVPEPAPELLATQAAFIDVSEKVTPSVVNIQAARVSRTPRLGPLFEDFFNEMFRGRRLPQQKSRSLGSGVIISSDGYILTNEHVIKGAEEIKVKLSDDRVYEGRLVGSDPRTDVAVLKIESTEKLPAAVLGDSDKLQVGQWALAIGNPFGLDRTLTVGVVSATGRTNVGIEDYEDFIQTDASINPGNSGGPLLNIYGEVVGINTAIVASGQGIGFAIPINMARAISDQLMTTGQVVRGWLGVSIQDLSAELADSFGLDRATGALVNQVLPDSPAQQAGIRRGDILLELQGRTIRNASDLQQLIANTPAGKTVDLKILREGRESTIQVTIKPRGQVAGASSGERQSLGLTLVNTEQNRGIAVRDVASGSIGAEAGIRPGDIILSLNNVKLTDLLSFDRALKEAQTTKIVRLLIKRGEAMLYLAFPASAFNADSDLP, encoded by the coding sequence ATGATGCGTTTTCGACGTACCCTTGTGACACTGCTCATAAGTGGACTGGTGGTGGCAACTCTGCCCGCCTGCAAAACGGATTCGAACAAGCCGACTGCGCCGGACACACCACCGGCAGCGCAGGCGCCACCGGTACCCGAACCGGCCCCGGAACTGCTTGCCACGCAGGCGGCCTTTATCGATGTATCTGAAAAAGTCACGCCCTCGGTGGTCAATATTCAGGCCGCGCGGGTGAGCCGCACCCCCAGGCTGGGTCCGCTATTCGAGGATTTTTTCAACGAAATGTTCAGAGGCAGGCGCCTGCCTCAGCAAAAATCCCGCAGTCTCGGTTCCGGCGTCATTATCAGTTCCGACGGATATATCCTGACCAACGAACATGTCATCAAAGGTGCCGAGGAAATCAAGGTCAAGTTATCGGATGACCGCGTCTACGAAGGCCGACTCGTCGGGTCCGACCCGCGCACCGATGTCGCGGTACTCAAAATCGAGTCCACGGAAAAACTACCGGCGGCGGTACTCGGCGATTCCGACAAATTGCAGGTCGGCCAGTGGGCTCTGGCCATCGGGAATCCCTTCGGCCTCGACCGAACCCTGACCGTGGGGGTGGTGTCGGCCACCGGACGCACCAATGTCGGCATCGAAGATTATGAAGACTTCATCCAAACCGATGCCTCCATCAACCCCGGCAATTCGGGCGGCCCGCTGCTCAACATCTACGGCGAGGTGGTCGGCATCAACACCGCCATCGTCGCCAGCGGCCAGGGCATCGGCTTCGCCATCCCCATCAACATGGCGCGTGCCATCAGCGACCAGTTGATGACCACCGGGCAGGTGGTGCGCGGCTGGCTGGGAGTCAGCATTCAGGATCTGTCGGCGGAGCTGGCCGACTCTTTCGGCCTTGACCGTGCAACCGGCGCCCTGGTCAACCAGGTTCTGCCGGATTCGCCTGCCCAGCAGGCCGGCATTCGGCGCGGCGACATCCTGCTGGAACTTCAAGGGCGCACCATTCGCAATGCCAGCGACCTGCAACAATTGATTGCCAACACCCCGGCCGGCAAAACCGTGGACCTGAAAATATTGCGCGAAGGCCGGGAATCGACCATTCAGGTCACCATCAAGCCACGCGGCCAAGTCGCCGGCGCCTCCTCGGGAGAACGTCAGAGCCTCGGGCTGACACTGGTCAACACGGAGCAAAACCGCGGCATCGCGGTCAGGGACGTTGCTTCCGGAAGCATCGGAGCCGAAGCCGGCATCCGTCCCGGTGATATTATCCTGAGCCTGAATAACGTCAAATTAACCGACCTGCTTTCTTTCGACCGGGCGCTCAAGGAAGCCCAAACAACAAAAATCGTACGGCTGCTGATCAAGCGCGGAGAAGCTATGTTGTACCTGGCTTTTCCCGCATCGGCATTTAACGCCGATTCCGATTTACCATAA